DNA from Peromyscus leucopus breed LL Stock chromosome 3, UCI_PerLeu_2.1, whole genome shotgun sequence:
ATTTGGTTCTTTAAACCTGAAATATAGGCTCACAAAAGTGATGGGATAGGAAATAAACAAGGAGACATTTAGGACCATTTATAACCTTAATTAATGATTATACAGTTAATAGGGTGTGGAAAGTGCAGTGATGGCCTCTAGCTGTATTGATGTCTTTTGTTCCGGATCCTGGGGATGTAAGATTTTAtgcaaaaagaaacataaaaacagatgaaTTGAGATAGACATTTTGCTGATTGAAATAGTGGGATAGGCATGAGTTATCACTGTGATTCAATTAGAATTATGAGTCAAAACATGGATAGCTGCAAAATAGAGTGTATTAAAGTTATGCAAAATGAGGTTGACTTACCTCACTCTTTTGGATATCTTTTGGTGAATATTTTCCAGGTCAACCTAAGTTTTATTTGGTTGTATATATGTGATTTATATTCACTACCGTTTTAGGTGTTAACTATAAAATGAGGCAATGTAAATCAATAGGATTGGATTTCTAAGGCATGACACTTAGGTGCAATACAGGCACACAAAGTGTGTGTTCTGATTAGGATTTGACTGTAAATGCTTTTATTATCTCTAGTATGCTATATATACAGGTAGATACATGGACAagtatatagaaatatatgaCATCCAGTCTGGaacattaatattaattaataatactAATATTAAAGAGACAAGTTAATCAAAAGTAAATAGGTAAAACAGAATGATGATATAGACATATTGACTGGTGAATCACAAGTTTGATGCATACTCTATTATTTTTTCCAGGTATATGAAATATGCTTCCACTATGAGGTTAAGATGAAAGCACTTTCCACGTATGTCCTCATTAAAGAATGTCCTTAATTTCCAAGCTGGACTTGGAGTCATAACCAatatgtttctcctttttttctacaCTGTCATAATCCTAGGTTGCAAACCTAAGCCCACAGACCCGATCTCCTGTCAACTGACCTTCATCCACACAGTGATGGTCCTCACTGGAGGGGACCTTTGGCTTACACACGTATTTGAGTCACTGAACTTTGAGAATGACTTCAAATGTAAGGCAACTTTTTACATAAGCAGGGTGATGAGAGGCCTCTCCATCTGcatcacctgcctcctgagtgtgttcCAGGCTGTTACTATCAGTCCCAACACATCATTGTTggcaaaatttaaacataaactaaaaaaatacatgattcatgctttcttatttatttggtcTTTCAACTTGTTATTCATTGGCAACCGGATCTTCTATGTTGGTGCTTTTACCAATGTGAGTGCGAGCAACCAAATTAAGGTCACCAAATATTGCTCACTCTTCCCCATGAACTACATAATCAGGGCACTTATTTTAACAGTGACAATCTCCAGAGATGTTTTTCTTGTAGGAGTTATGTTGACCACAAGTGCATACATGGTGATCATCTTGTTCAGACATCAGAGGCAATGCAAGCATCTTCACAGCATCAGCCACCTGAAAGCATCCCCGGAGAAGAGGGCCACCCAGACCATCTTGCTGCTGGTGGTTTTCTTTGTGGTCATGTACTGGGTAAATCTCATCATCTCATCCATCTCAGTCCTGTTACAGAAGTACGACCCAGACATTTTGACTGTTCAGAAGTTCATGGTGAATGCCTATCCCACAATTACTCCTTTGGTACAAATCAGTTCTGATAACAGAATAATCAATATGCTGAAAAACATGCAGTCAGTGTGccaccatatttttaaaaaagggcaatttttctcttctttttaaaagaaattatttattttaatttatatgaatGAATGTTGTGCCAGCTTGTGTGCATTCCTGGTTcccacaggggtcagaagaggtcattgtcCCCACCTTGAACTGGACATACATGTGGCTGTAAGGAGTCATTCTTATGCAGCTGCAattattgtttttcaaaatacAGATTCTTCTTAAACTGTTTAATAGTTCAAGTAGCAAATCAAGattcttcatatatttaaataaaatttgtggTATTACATGTGTATATTCTCATGAGATTTCTGCTGCCAAGTACCGTAGAGTCCTTTAAATTCATTGTACACCCCAAGATAATATTTCCAAAGGATTTCTCTTActcccttctttttattttatgtcataaaTATTCCTTTGATGCTGAGGCTACTCAAAGGAAGCTCCTTGTTGATAGTGatatttaagattttcttttgaaaatattttactctCCTCTCAGTTATCAAGAATAGTTTAATATCATATTATATCTTTAATTCTCTTTCCAAAGTGTAGTTTCTCTGGATCCATAAAAATATTGtgaatttaaattttctgtttttaccaCAGTTACTTAGTCTCGCATGAAAATTCCATGTACCTGTTTATTTGTACTTCATCGATACTTATTGATAtattattgataaataaaaattgtctATTCATGCATATATGACGTACATTGtgctttttgtgtatgtgtgtatgcatgtgtgtgtgcatagattaaggatgtgtgtgcacagatgaaggataagtgtgcatgtgcacttggAGGCCAGGAACAACTTTGCTGCTGTTCCTCAGAAGCCattcaccttgtgttttgagagagCATTTCTCAGTGACCTGGGTCTTGCCAAATAGGCCAAGATGATAGCTACAGGgattcttttgtctctgcctctccagctctgggattacaactGTGTACTACCATACCCCACATatgattttttcatttattgaaaatagtttttttatacaatatattctaattagaGTTTTTTCTCCCTGtcaacaagttccaggaaagctgtacttaggcagtgaagaaaaccatagaaaacagaaagcaggtGAAGCTATAACTGAATGAGGAGACCATATTACAGCCCCAGAAAGTAGCcaaacttggcagcttcagtcatatggttctggctttagagtgaAGGTTAGAAGAgattatggaatctccctctgtgactaaggaaagctgctgaggtcaggTACATGagaggggtgtccctgcatggaggcctggagaagcgattgtatgaagctgtgaaaggGAAATCTGGATTGCCTAAAAGACCCCCCAAAATGTTATTAAGAGgatcatgtgatttttatctttaagtccatttatgttgtttttatatttattgacttatgtatgttgaaccatccctacattTCAGTAAGAAAAACCGACTTGTTAATGGTGTATACTCTTTTTGATGTatatctgttttctgtttgtaagtatttattgagtatttttgagtCTATTCTTACATGGATATTGGCCTGtaatttccctttttctgttGTGCCAGTACTTGGTTTTGGTAGTAAAGTAACACTTGCTTTGTACAAATAGTTTTAGAGCACtccttgtgtttcttttctttaaaaaaaaaaatagtgtgagaGGATTGGCTCTAggtcttctttgaatgtctgggagattctgctgtgaatccatcaGTATTTGGATTTTTCTTGTCTGGCATGCTTTACATTATAATTTCGGTCTCCTCAtttgttatgggtctgtttaggtTGCTGACTGCTTGGTTTAACTTGTGAGTTGCTGAATATAGAAAAccatacatttcttttagatcttCCTGCTTAATGgagtacatgtttttattttttcataataacattctgctttcttttaggtggggggagggggagaacaagggaatctgtggctgatatgtaaaattaaattaaattataaaaaataaaaaaggagtacATGTTTTTAAACTATCCTCCTTAATATTCTGAATTCCCTTAATGTTTCTTATAAtgttttcctcttcatttctgattctgttaatttgggtTCCCTCTTTCTTTTCGTTATTTGGGCAACAGTTTGTCATTAACATATGTTggcttgtgttgttttctttgtttctgtttctctgttttttgatttctgcttttattattatatctTGCTGTCAACTAGGTTGTTTTTGAGTTGTGTCATTAAATCATTAATTTgtgcactttgtttctttttttttaggtgCTTAGTGCTATAAATATCTCTCATAAGATTGCTTTCAATGTGTCCCAGATGTTTTGTCTTACTGCTTTCATTTTCGTTTAGTTTCAGcaagtttttatttctgtattcatCTTTGACCCTGTCACCATTCTATAATATGTTGTTTGATCTCCATGAGATTTTATATTTACTAGAGATTTAtttgtttccaatttttattttattgcattgtaATCAAATAGGAAAAAGGAGTAATTTCAATCTTATTGATTTGTAGTGATTTGTCTTGCATTTTTACCATGTTgtctattttagaaaaatttatgTTTTGCAAAGTAATATGTGTGTTACTTGGTATTTGGGTAGAATATTCTGTAGGTGTCTGTTATAGccatttgatgtatgatgtcaattaattctgatgtttttctgtttattttttgtccagatgacctgtctattggagaaagtTGGGTATTAACTTACTCTTAATGGATTGATGTGAATCTCAGTCATTTAATCcagtagtaattttttttttgagttttttatttttatgaaacagGGTGTCCCTACATTTGATGCTAGTATGTTTAGAGTATTAACGTCTTTTTGGAGAATTGTTTGCTCAATGAGAATGAAGTGCCTCTATTTAtatcttttgattagttttagttCAAAGTCTATTTTTTCAGTTGTTAGGATAGTGACTCCTGTTTTCTTCTTGGTTCCATTTCAATGGAGTACTTTTGTCCATCCTTTATCCTAAGGTGgttcctatttttaaaactaaggtgtgtttcttgtaggcagCAGATAGGTAGTTagtttcttgatccattcagtcACTTTGTCTTTTGAGAGGAGGATTGAGGCCTTTCATGTTCAAATTATTATTGGGATGTTTATGTTAGTTCTGGTCATCATGTTATTGATTTTTGGTGGTGTGTTCTCAAAggtaatttatcttttaaaaattatggctTATGTTTCCTTTTacactttctctgcttttctcattcttctctttAGCCCAGAATAATGCTCCCTGTATTTTCCTTAGGTTTGGTTTTTGAATGTAAATTTTTGTGTCTGTCTCCATTGTGGTAAATTGTTCCTTCTACTTCAATGATGGCagtagttttgctgggtatattatttTAGATTGGCTGCCATTTAGGGCTTGGGTTGTATTGTTTCAGGTTTTTCTGGCTTTGAAAGTTTCCCTTGAGAAATTAACTCTTCTTTTGATAGGTTTGCCTTTATTTGTGACTTGTAGTTTTTCTCTTACAGCTTTCAATACATCTTTTTTTGTATAATTAGTATTTTAACATGAGATTcatggaaattttctttcttttttaaaattttcttttcatttattctttgtgtctttcatatcatgcatctagGTCCTATTCATTTTCCCATCCTTTGGtatcctccctctgcccttgccatgccacccaataaaataaaataattaaaaaattatatttatttgtctgtctattcatttattttatatcttgcctgcagtttccccctccctcttttcttcccaggctctttcccatctcttctcaCTCACCTCCAATCCATTCCTCTGCCTTT
Protein-coding regions in this window:
- the LOC114686838 gene encoding vomeronasal type-1 receptor 90-like gives rise to the protein MSSLKNVLNFQAGLGVITNMFLLFFYTVIILGCKPKPTDPISCQLTFIHTVMVLTGGDLWLTHVFESLNFENDFKCKATFYISRVMRGLSICITCLLSVFQAVTISPNTSLLAKFKHKLKKYMIHAFLFIWSFNLLFIGNRIFYVGAFTNVSASNQIKVTKYCSLFPMNYIIRALILTVTISRDVFLVGVMLTTSAYMVIILFRHQRQCKHLHSISHLKASPEKRATQTILLLVVFFVVMYWVNLIISSISVLLQKYDPDILTVQKFMVNAYPTITPLVQISSDNRIINMLKNMQSVCHHIFKKGCGVTASPQSAVVFCCCRFISGKLAHNCENVMFQSVSVDFQFHLC